GTCTCGCCCACCGCGCGTACGGCCGGGTCCTGCGCCAGTTCGCGCAGACAGGCGTCGGTGGCGTCGTCGTAGGCCGCCGCATGATGCGGATGCACGCCGGCGGTGGCCCACAGCAGGCCGGGGTGACGCTGCGCCAGCGCCAGTGCCGCTTCGCTGCCTTCGCGCGATGCGCCGGTGACGACCATCCGGCCCACGTCGTGGCTGCGTGCCCGCGACAGCACGTCGTCGAAATCGTGGCGGAAGGATTCGTGCGTCAGATTGGCGCCGATGTCGACCAGCTGCATGGGGAACCCATTCAAAAGCGTCATTGTCCCAGACCGGTAGCCATCGGCAAGTCCGCTGGCTACGGCCGGCGGATGCCGCGGCTGCGAAGCCGTGCTCGCCAGCCGCTTCGCGGTTGTGTTACCTATGATGAGGTTTGGCTGTGCCGTGCCTGGGGGGCGTGGCTGCGGTCGGGGAACATTGCGGACCGTCGCGATAAACGAGGGGTGGAGATATGTCGGCAGTCGTGCAGCCGGCGCAGGACAGGGAGCCAGCCGGCGCGGATGATCGCGAAGCGGCGGTATGCGCTCTGCTGGTCGAGCGCGGGCGTCTGAAGGACAACGACCTGGCGCGGGCGCGGCGGCTCCACGAAGAGTCGCCTGACGGCACGCTTACGGCATTGCTGGCTCGGCTTGGACTGGTGTCCGAGCGCGACCTTGCCGACGCCTGGACCGACCTGCTTGATGTGCCGCAGCTGGTGGCGAAGGACGCGCCCGACCTGCCGCCGGCGGAACTGGATATTTCGGTGCGCTTCCTCAAGCAGCAGCACGTGGTGCCGCTGCGCGACGGCGACGACGGGCTGGCGCTGGCCGTGGCCGATCCGGCCGACCCGTATCCGCTGCAGGCGGTGCGGCTGGCGGCGGGCCGGCCGGTGACGCTGCGGGTGGGCCTGCGTTCGGAAATCGACGACCTGATCGAGCGCTACTACGGCAGCGGCCGCTCCGCGATGGGCACGATCGTCGAGAACCTCGACGGCAGCGCCAATGTCGAGGACGACGTCGAGCATCTGCGCGACCTGGCCTCCGAGGCGCCGGTGATCCGCCTGGTCAACCTGATCCTGCAGCGCGCGGTGGAACAGCGGGCCTCGGACGTGCACATCGAGCCGTTCGAGAACCGCCTGAAGGTGCGTTACCGCATCGACGGCGTGCTGCACGAGGTGGAGGCGCCACCGGCCAGCTCCACCGCGGCGGTGATCAGCCGCGTGAAGATCATGGCCAAGCTCAACATCGCCGAGCGCCGCCTGCCGCAGGACGGGCGCATCCAGCTGCGGGTGCAGGGCAAGGAACTGGATCTGCGCGTGTCCACCGTGCCGACCAGCTTCGGCGAGTCGGTGGTGATGCGTATCCTGGACCGCGAGTCGGTCGTGTTCGATTTCGCCACGCTGGGTTTCACCGAGCGCTTCCAGTCGCGCTTCGTCGAGGTGCTGGAACGGCCGCACGGCATCCTGCTGGTCACCGGTCCCACCGGTTCGGGCAAGACCACCACGCTGTACACCGCGCTGTCGAAGATCAACACGCCCGACGTGAAGATCATCACTGTCGAGGACCCGGTCGAATACCAGATCGAGGGCATCAACCAGATCCAGGTGAAGCCGCAGATCGGGCTGGATTTCGCCGGCGCGCTGCGCTCCATCGTGCGCCAGGATCCGGACGTGATCATGATCGGCGAAATGCGCGACCTGGAAACCTGTCGCATCGCGATCCAGTCCGCGCTCACCGGCCACCTGGTGCTGTCGACCCTGCACACCAACAGCGCGGCCGGCGGCATCACCCGCCTGCTCGACATGGGCGTGGAAGACTACCTGCTGGGCTCCACCGTGAACGGCATCCTGGCGCAGCGACTGGTGCGCCGGCTCGATCCGGAAACGGCCACGCCATACGAGCCGTCACCGGAAGTGATCCGCCAGTTCGAGCTGGAGAAATACACCGACGAGCGGCCGATCCGGCTGTGGAAGCCCGGCAGCAGCGCGGCCAATCCCACCGGTTACCGCGGCCGTCGCGCGATCATGGAATTCCTGGTGATGAGCGACCCGCTGCGGCGCCTGCTGATGCAGAAGGCCGACGCCGGCGCGATCGAGAAACAGGCACGTGCCGAGGGCATGCGCACCATGTACGAGGACGGCATTGCCAA
This window of the Dyella sp. A6 genome carries:
- the gspE gene encoding type II secretion system ATPase GspE; translated protein: MSAVVQPAQDREPAGADDREAAVCALLVERGRLKDNDLARARRLHEESPDGTLTALLARLGLVSERDLADAWTDLLDVPQLVAKDAPDLPPAELDISVRFLKQQHVVPLRDGDDGLALAVADPADPYPLQAVRLAAGRPVTLRVGLRSEIDDLIERYYGSGRSAMGTIVENLDGSANVEDDVEHLRDLASEAPVIRLVNLILQRAVEQRASDVHIEPFENRLKVRYRIDGVLHEVEAPPASSTAAVISRVKIMAKLNIAERRLPQDGRIQLRVQGKELDLRVSTVPTSFGESVVMRILDRESVVFDFATLGFTERFQSRFVEVLERPHGILLVTGPTGSGKTTTLYTALSKINTPDVKIITVEDPVEYQIEGINQIQVKPQIGLDFAGALRSIVRQDPDVIMIGEMRDLETCRIAIQSALTGHLVLSTLHTNSAAGGITRLLDMGVEDYLLGSTVNGILAQRLVRRLDPETATPYEPSPEVIRQFELEKYTDERPIRLWKPGSSAANPTGYRGRRAIMEFLVMSDPLRRLLMQKADAGAIEKQARAEGMRTMYEDGIAKAVAGVTTIEEVLRVTQEG